Below is a window of Helicobacter sp. MIT 05-5293 DNA.
TGACGCCTAATTGAAAGCCAATATAATACAAATAAATCTCTTTGCCTTTGCGTAGAATCGAGATAGGCACAACGCCATTATCATCAAAGCAGCCATTCTCGCCAATGTCCAATACAGGCTCTTTAGAGATACTTAGAATCTTGCTAGGATTATTTGCTTCTACATCGACATAGCCGATTCTCCCTATCATATTTTCATCACAAAATCCCACATAAACGCGCAATATGCCAGAATCTAGCAAGAGCGGTGTGGGCAACATCGCGCATTGTTTTTGCCATTTGATACTTCCATCAGGACAATAAATCAATCCTTTTTTCTCCCATTTCATCAGCTTATCCTTTGTTAATTTTTGACCTTACAGAATTTTTTGGCAGGGATTTTGGCAGCCTCTGCAGGATTCCCACGATAAATGGTGTTTTCTTCTGTGTTTTTGTTTATCACGCTTCCAAGTGCTATGAAATTATCCCTAGCGATTTTGACATTATCAGCAATGCAAGAATTAACACCGATAAAGGTATTCTCTCCAATCTCGCAGAATCCAGAAATGACGCAATGCGAAGTGATAAAGCAATTATCTCGCACGATAGAGCGGTGTCCTAGATGATTCCCACTCCATAGTGTTACATTATTGCCAATTTCCGTAAAAGGTTGCAAGGTATTGTCCTCTAAGATGAAGCAATTTTCACCAATTTTGACATCACGCCATACAAAGGCACGAGAGGAGACATAACTTGCGAGTTGGTAGCCTTTAGATTTGATTTGTTGATAAAGCCTTGCCCTTGCGTAGTTTAGCTCTC
It encodes the following:
- a CDS encoding acetyltransferase, giving the protein MRGGGIELPLVEIENLESSHPPTQYQAFVALSSGELNYARARLYQQIKSKGYQLASYVSSRAFVWRDVKIGENCFILEDNTLQPFTEIGNNVTLWSGNHLGHRSIVRDNCFITSHCVISGFCEIGENTFIGVNSCIADNVKIARDNFIALGSVINKNTEENTIYRGNPAEAAKIPAKKFCKVKN